A DNA window from Hevea brasiliensis isolate MT/VB/25A 57/8 chromosome 2, ASM3005281v1, whole genome shotgun sequence contains the following coding sequences:
- the LOC110644605 gene encoding cyclin-P3-1 — translation MGTLTLDTGNVDSDVYLSLGLKVKELGKGVLGTPQVLTLLSSLLERSVQKNETVLETKQIKDAITEFDGLRAPAVSIRQYIDRIFKYSGCSPSCFVVAHIYVDRFIQSTDVRLTSLNVHRLLITSVMVAAKFIDDAFFNNAYYAKVGGVSTAELNRLERKFLFSIDFRLHVNVNTFGRYCSELEKETAEGFQIERPIQACRIKESWSNKDDSTTCAPTIAR, via the exons ATGGGAACATTGACACTTGATACTGGCAATGTAGACTCAGATGTATACCTAAGTTTGGGACTTAAGGTCAAGGAATTGGGAAAAGGAGTTTTGGGAACTCCACAGGTTTTAACCCTTCTTTCTTCTCTTCTTGAGAGATCTGTTCAGAAAAATGAGACTGTGCTGGAGACTAAACAGATCAAAGATGCCATTACAGAATTTGATGGTTTAAGAGCACCCGCAGTAAGTATTCGGCAGTACATTGATCGCATCTTCAAGTACTCTGGCTGTAGCCCATCCTGCTTCGTTGTGGCACACATTTATGTGGATAGATTTATCCAAAGCACAGATGTTCGTTTAACTTCCCTTAATGTTCACCGGCTCCTAATAACAAGTGTAATGGTAGCTGCAAAGTTCATTGATGATGC ATTCTTCAACAATGCATACTATGCTAAAGTTGGAGGAGTAAGCACAGCAGAGTTGAACAGGTTGGAGAGGAAGTTTTTGTTTAGCATAGATTTCAGGCTTCACGTAAATGTCAACACATTTGGGAGATACTGTTCTGAGTTGGAAAAAGAAACTGCTGAAGGATTTCAGATTGAACGACCAATCCAAGCCTGCAGAATCAAAGAAAGTTGGTCAAACAAAGATGACTCAACCACTTGTGCTCCCACCATTGCGAGATGA